Proteins encoded together in one Planctomyces sp. SH-PL14 window:
- a CDS encoding glycosyltransferase, whose amino-acid sequence MPQTIQIAFSIDNDRVKPLLVALTSLVETTTSAVAVTILDGGLSESHAARLRTAADLLGTPLRIVPMDRGFLGNFPVSDRDRPATYARLQLPEVLPELDRVLYLDSDLIVRQDIAELWNADLTNVSAAVNEDVDGNPSSPLRTALRLGPEEALFNSGVMLLNLARLRATGLANRAIAYAKEHPDRAAIAGPGILNVLLKDDVARFPFRWNVTSCQDGSGGGEGRPEPSARSRGEDRRDAERSPAIVHYAGPVKPWHCSPAARRHPWYEDYFRAVDRYHERLGQVAELREAPRISVIMPCRNVEPFLQQAVESVLGQRVGAIEVIAINDGSTDSTGRMLDDFARWDRRITVLHQENRGLGATYNRGLDRAAAEYIAFVEPDDWVDLDGFESLMRQADRVRCEIVKGDFFLVEGTEINRYFKYRNERLPEICRFQDIEVAAHGHVGFWAGLYRREFLNRHGIRFLELPGAGYVDASFLWISHVLAESISVLDRGVYYYRQHPAASIATAAFSKNWRLLIRNYDVAMDFLVAKGVVPLYADNMLHVLYLAVAHMLALLEPDQHGELIQSVRPLFLMMPDVDRTRVPLPPEVRRGIRAIQRGASPVANGVKQQLKRRFRWITKDPRTAADVSRIRHSPIVRAVQGGIRWGRECLSLVVASGRVCHHAVRSLFQRPRESNPPVGASSVSQGRK is encoded by the coding sequence ATGCCACAGACGATTCAGATCGCGTTCTCGATCGACAACGACCGCGTCAAGCCGCTGCTCGTGGCGCTGACGAGCCTGGTCGAGACGACGACGTCCGCCGTCGCCGTGACGATCCTGGATGGCGGGCTCTCCGAGTCCCACGCCGCGCGGCTCCGCACGGCGGCGGATCTCCTCGGAACGCCGCTCCGCATCGTGCCGATGGACCGGGGCTTCCTGGGGAATTTTCCGGTCAGCGATCGCGACCGGCCGGCGACCTACGCTCGCCTGCAACTGCCCGAGGTGCTGCCGGAACTGGACCGGGTGCTCTACCTCGATTCGGACCTGATCGTCCGTCAGGACATCGCGGAACTGTGGAACGCGGACCTGACGAACGTCTCGGCCGCCGTGAATGAGGACGTCGACGGTAACCCCTCAAGTCCGCTCCGGACGGCCCTGAGGCTCGGCCCCGAGGAGGCTCTGTTCAACTCCGGGGTGATGCTTCTGAACCTGGCCCGTCTGCGGGCGACCGGTCTGGCGAACCGGGCGATCGCCTACGCGAAGGAGCATCCGGACCGGGCCGCGATCGCTGGTCCGGGGATCCTCAACGTCCTGCTGAAGGACGACGTCGCCCGTTTCCCGTTCCGGTGGAACGTCACCTCCTGCCAAGATGGTTCCGGCGGCGGAGAGGGGCGGCCGGAGCCCTCCGCGCGGTCCCGCGGGGAGGATCGGCGCGACGCCGAGCGGAGCCCCGCGATCGTGCACTACGCCGGTCCGGTCAAGCCGTGGCACTGCAGTCCGGCCGCCCGCCGGCATCCGTGGTACGAAGACTACTTCCGAGCGGTGGACCGGTATCACGAGCGATTGGGACAGGTCGCCGAGCTGCGGGAGGCGCCGCGGATTTCGGTCATCATGCCGTGCCGGAACGTGGAGCCGTTCCTGCAGCAGGCGGTCGAGTCCGTGCTCGGGCAGCGGGTGGGGGCAATCGAGGTCATTGCGATCAATGACGGATCGACCGACTCGACCGGCCGAATGCTGGATGACTTCGCCCGCTGGGACCGCCGGATCACCGTCCTGCACCAGGAGAACCGGGGGCTGGGCGCAACCTACAACCGCGGACTCGATCGGGCCGCGGCCGAGTACATTGCCTTCGTCGAGCCCGACGACTGGGTCGACCTCGACGGCTTCGAGTCCCTGATGCGGCAGGCGGACCGGGTCCGGTGCGAAATCGTCAAGGGGGACTTCTTCCTCGTCGAAGGGACGGAGATCAACCGGTACTTCAAGTACCGCAACGAGCGGCTGCCGGAGATCTGCCGGTTCCAGGACATCGAGGTCGCGGCCCACGGCCATGTCGGGTTCTGGGCGGGACTCTACCGCCGGGAGTTCCTGAACCGGCACGGGATCCGGTTCCTGGAGCTGCCGGGGGCCGGTTACGTCGACGCCAGCTTCCTGTGGATCTCGCACGTCCTGGCGGAGTCGATCAGCGTCCTCGACCGCGGCGTCTACTACTACCGCCAGCATCCCGCCGCCTCGATCGCCACGGCTGCCTTCTCGAAGAACTGGCGGCTGCTGATTCGGAACTACGACGTGGCGATGGACTTCCTGGTGGCGAAGGGGGTGGTGCCGCTCTATGCCGACAACATGCTCCACGTGCTGTACCTCGCCGTCGCCCATATGCTCGCCCTGCTGGAGCCGGACCAGCACGGCGAACTGATCCAGAGCGTGCGCCCCCTGTTCCTGATGATGCCCGATGTCGACCGCACCCGCGTCCCGCTTCCCCCGGAGGTCCGCCGGGGGATCCGCGCCATCCAGCGAGGGGCCAGCCCCGTGGCCAACGGCGTGAAGCAGCAACTGAAGCGACGGTTCCGCTGGATCACGAAGGACCCCCGGACCGCGGCGGATGTCAGCCGGATCCGGCACTCGCCGATTGTGCGGGCTGTCCAGGGAGGCATCCGGTGGGGCAGAGAATGCCTGTCCCTGGTGGTCGCCTCGGGACGCGTCTGCCATCACGCGGTCCGGTCTCTGTTTCAGCGGCCGCGTGAGTCCAATCCGCCCGTGGGAGCGTCCTCGGTCTCCCAGGGCCGGAAGTAG
- a CDS encoding glycosyltransferase family 8 protein, with the protein MSPANIVVATDERFAMPLAVTLRSLLETADPGGRIRLFILDGGLTDETRQRLARSCADSRIVEICWLPIDATTVGELPVSGHFSPAGYYRILIPKVLPADVGRVLYLDGDLLIRRDVLSLLSLEQGDHLCLAAQDSACPYFDSFAALDDYRRSAPYIVARRPVPNAPELGIEGRQPYFNSGVMVIDVDGWRRESVCERLVECLRVNRDFVRWWDQYALNVVLAGRWGPLDLRWNQGTHVFQYPSWRQSPFPRETFESLRDDPFIVHFSSPVKPWHAECRHSYRDEWIRHLDRTEWRGWRPTLHPLRRLGKQAYWLLRERVRRSLRRTQLILNEGLVR; encoded by the coding sequence TTGAGCCCCGCGAATATCGTCGTGGCGACGGACGAGCGGTTCGCCATGCCGCTGGCGGTGACGCTCCGTTCGCTGCTGGAGACCGCCGACCCCGGCGGCCGGATCCGTCTGTTCATCCTGGACGGGGGCCTGACCGACGAGACCCGGCAGCGGCTCGCCCGGAGTTGCGCGGATTCCCGGATCGTCGAGATCTGCTGGCTGCCGATCGACGCGACCACGGTCGGGGAGTTGCCCGTTTCGGGGCACTTCAGTCCGGCGGGTTACTACCGGATCCTGATCCCGAAGGTTCTGCCGGCGGACGTCGGTCGCGTCCTGTATCTCGACGGCGACCTGCTGATCCGGAGGGACGTCCTCTCCCTCCTCTCGCTGGAACAGGGGGATCACCTCTGTCTCGCCGCGCAGGATTCCGCGTGTCCTTACTTCGACAGCTTCGCGGCGCTCGACGACTACCGTCGCTCGGCGCCGTACATCGTCGCCCGCCGGCCTGTTCCCAACGCTCCAGAACTGGGGATCGAGGGACGTCAGCCGTATTTCAACAGCGGTGTGATGGTGATCGACGTCGACGGCTGGCGGCGGGAATCGGTCTGCGAGCGGCTCGTCGAGTGCCTTCGCGTCAACCGGGACTTCGTGCGGTGGTGGGACCAGTACGCGCTCAACGTGGTCCTGGCGGGGCGGTGGGGGCCGCTCGACCTCCGCTGGAATCAGGGGACGCACGTCTTCCAGTACCCCTCCTGGCGGCAGAGCCCGTTTCCGCGGGAGACATTCGAATCTCTCCGCGACGATCCATTCATCGTCCACTTTAGCTCGCCCGTCAAACCGTGGCACGCGGAGTGTCGCCACTCCTACCGCGACGAGTGGATCCGGCACCTCGACCGAACGGAGTGGCGGGGCTGGCGGCCGACGCTCCATCCGCTGCGGCGGCTGGGGAAACAGGCGTACTGGCTGCTCCGGGAACGGGTTCGACGGTCCTTGCGGCGAACCCAACTCATTCTCAATGAGGGACTTGTGCGTTAG
- the wbaP gene encoding undecaprenyl-phosphate galactose phosphotransferase WbaP yields the protein MNAGPPSYTLIDPLISTATVDTIEGTHPRRRAAVRVQRLLLPRSVVTNAPLVAFDVLLSVAVLLAAFSVTIWISQAPHDVRQLVNFHTSLAVLSLSMSVVLGLHHASGMNPVLELRQQVRAVTASHVLLLMLGGMFGSVAGFETCAVGLSWAGGCVFLPVGRTILRKILGRQRWWGEPALIVGDGTGWQEIVRFVQDCPQRGLRMVGSLGVAEALAVPSAETKSKSPTSTGLGRLIGEIHPDWVIVAAPDQDMTVVRKVVSACAGVRNIVILNGAAAIPTLWTRSYECAGMFGTHLQDRLLSRRMQFLKRAVDIVGALAIGLLALPAMIVAAIIIKIRSPGPVFYQHVRVGRGGRWFKTLKFRTMVKDADRVLKDYLARHPELQEEWDRDHKLRHDPRIIPVVGRLLRLTSLDELPQLWNVLRGEMSLVGPRPIVSEEVAKYQSWYSLYTQVRPGLTGLWQVSGRNGTSYEDRVRLDAYYVMNWSPWMDMYILLRTVRTVLWCEGAC from the coding sequence GTGAACGCAGGACCCCCATCCTACACCCTGATCGACCCCCTCATCTCGACCGCCACGGTCGACACGATCGAGGGGACGCATCCGCGCCGCCGCGCCGCTGTCCGAGTGCAGCGGCTGCTGCTGCCCCGTTCCGTGGTCACGAATGCCCCGCTCGTGGCGTTCGATGTACTGCTGTCCGTCGCCGTGCTCCTGGCGGCGTTCTCCGTCACGATCTGGATCAGCCAGGCCCCTCACGACGTGCGGCAGCTGGTCAACTTCCACACCTCGCTGGCGGTCCTCTCGCTCTCAATGTCCGTCGTGCTGGGACTGCACCACGCCTCGGGAATGAATCCGGTCCTGGAGCTGCGGCAGCAGGTCCGCGCCGTCACGGCGTCCCATGTTCTGCTGCTGATGCTGGGAGGGATGTTCGGTTCGGTGGCGGGGTTCGAGACCTGCGCCGTGGGACTGAGCTGGGCCGGCGGCTGTGTCTTCCTCCCCGTGGGGCGGACGATCCTGCGCAAGATTCTGGGGCGGCAGCGGTGGTGGGGTGAGCCGGCCCTGATCGTCGGCGATGGGACCGGCTGGCAGGAGATCGTCCGGTTCGTTCAGGACTGCCCGCAGCGCGGCCTGCGGATGGTCGGTTCGCTGGGAGTCGCGGAGGCCTTGGCCGTCCCCTCGGCGGAAACCAAATCAAAGTCTCCGACCTCCACTGGCCTGGGTCGGCTGATCGGCGAGATCCATCCGGACTGGGTGATCGTCGCCGCTCCCGATCAGGACATGACGGTCGTCCGCAAGGTCGTCTCGGCTTGCGCTGGCGTGCGGAACATCGTCATCCTGAACGGCGCCGCGGCAATCCCGACGCTGTGGACCCGGTCCTACGAGTGCGCCGGGATGTTCGGGACCCACCTGCAGGACCGGCTCCTCTCCCGCCGGATGCAGTTCCTGAAGCGGGCGGTCGACATCGTCGGCGCCCTTGCGATCGGGCTCCTCGCCCTGCCGGCGATGATCGTCGCGGCGATCATCATCAAGATCCGTTCGCCGGGGCCGGTGTTCTACCAGCACGTGCGCGTCGGGCGGGGGGGACGCTGGTTCAAGACCCTCAAGTTCCGGACGATGGTCAAGGACGCGGACCGGGTCCTGAAGGACTATCTGGCCCGCCATCCCGAGCTCCAGGAGGAGTGGGACCGCGACCACAAGCTCCGCCACGATCCGCGGATCATTCCCGTCGTGGGTCGGCTGCTGCGCCTGACGAGCCTCGACGAGCTGCCGCAGCTCTGGAACGTTCTGCGGGGGGAGATGAGTCTCGTCGGTCCGCGGCCGATCGTTTCTGAGGAGGTGGCGAAGTATCAGTCCTGGTACTCGCTTTACACGCAGGTCCGGCCGGGGCTGACCGGGCTGTGGCAGGTCTCGGGCCGCAACGGCACGTCTTATGAGGACCGAGTTCGTCTCGACGCTTACTACGTTATGAACTGGTCGCCGTGGATGGACATGTACATCCTGCTGCGGACGGTGCGTACGGTGTTGTGGTGCGAAGGGGCTTGCTGA
- a CDS encoding metal-sulfur cluster assembly factor, producing MPPIIPTESAGNPEAVNHPEPKEEQLIEALKQVIDPELMVNIVDLGLVYTVQIEDRQVQMEMTLTSPTCPAGPQIIHQSKMALEQVPGVAKANIRLTMSPPWTPARMTDDARDMLGIF from the coding sequence ATGCCCCCCATCATTCCGACGGAATCGGCCGGCAATCCGGAGGCGGTCAATCATCCGGAACCGAAGGAAGAGCAGCTGATCGAAGCCCTCAAGCAGGTCATCGATCCGGAACTGATGGTCAACATCGTCGACCTGGGACTGGTCTACACCGTCCAGATCGAGGACCGACAGGTCCAGATGGAGATGACCCTGACGAGTCCGACCTGCCCCGCCGGGCCGCAGATCATTCATCAGTCCAAGATGGCCCTGGAACAGGTTCCCGGCGTGGCGAAGGCGAATATCCGCCTCACGATGTCGCCTCCCTGGACGCCCGCCCGGATGACGGACGACGCGCGGGACATGCTGGGGATTTTCTAA